A single window of Martelella sp. NC20 DNA harbors:
- a CDS encoding serine protease family protein — translation MNRRISRLPVFLYLLFAGWFFFSAASAATFVEPVDAGRVRDRSLAAIVTGVDDVVCTGTVIGPRHVLTAASCVIDPETGAPFRDRQIMPRIDLDDGYIPAARRFVRRVYLPAADASFGPGGALESQLAIVEVIDGQPAFSEVTSETGFHYGHAGNDGLDALFYDAVTGGQMTSVSCAALSIEAGDLMPLSCSLPEGAAGAAIRSASGIVGIYLGPGRGRYIGKAEQEGIGRIITGLQPGHFRVAEAGYAPFISFVLANACDRPISYVARYRPIAARKDQPFATVSGEVDGGASAILPFKTENGVIYLRGMADGGRLTWGGDHRFAGEGYFKVAITDWGDHFHALSCGE, via the coding sequence ATGAATAGGCGGATATCGCGGTTGCCCGTCTTCCTGTACCTGCTTTTCGCGGGCTGGTTTTTCTTTTCCGCGGCATCGGCCGCGACCTTTGTCGAGCCGGTGGATGCTGGTCGGGTCAGGGACCGGAGCCTTGCCGCGATCGTCACCGGGGTGGACGATGTTGTCTGCACCGGCACGGTCATCGGCCCGCGCCATGTCTTGACGGCGGCGTCCTGCGTGATCGATCCGGAAACCGGCGCGCCGTTCCGGGACCGGCAGATCATGCCGCGCATCGACCTTGATGATGGCTATATTCCCGCCGCGCGGCGCTTCGTCCGGCGGGTCTATCTACCGGCCGCCGATGCGTCGTTCGGGCCGGGCGGAGCGTTGGAAAGTCAGCTTGCGATCGTCGAGGTGATCGACGGACAGCCTGCCTTTTCCGAGGTCACATCGGAGACGGGCTTTCACTACGGCCATGCCGGCAATGACGGGCTGGACGCGCTTTTCTATGACGCCGTCACCGGCGGCCAGATGACGAGCGTCAGTTGCGCGGCGCTTTCCATCGAGGCCGGCGATCTGATGCCGCTGTCCTGTAGCTTGCCGGAGGGCGCCGCCGGCGCCGCCATCCGCTCGGCCTCGGGTATTGTCGGCATCTATCTCGGCCCGGGCCGCGGCCGCTATATCGGCAAGGCGGAACAGGAGGGGATCGGCCGGATCATCACCGGGCTTCAGCCCGGCCATTTCCGCGTCGCGGAAGCCGGTTACGCGCCGTTCATCTCATTCGTACTGGCCAATGCCTGTGACCGGCCGATCAGCTATGTCGCCCGCTACCGCCCGATCGCCGCGCGCAAGGATCAGCCGTTCGCGACGGTGTCCGGAGAGGTCGATGGGGGAGCGAGTGCGATACTGCCGTTCAAGACCGAAAATGGCGTGATCTATCTTCGCGGCATGGCCGACGGCGGCAGGCTGACCTGGGGCGGGGATCATCGTTTTGCCGGAGAGGGCTATTTCAAGGTGGCGATCACCGATTGGGGCGACCATTTCCACGCGCTGAGCTGCGGCGAATGA